One genomic segment of Alosa sapidissima isolate fAloSap1 chromosome 13, fAloSap1.pri, whole genome shotgun sequence includes these proteins:
- the hexb gene encoding beta-hexosaminidase subunit beta isoform X1, giving the protein MGVLLKFGTLVLVLAVCQGYEDIWDYDGHKLKDTDHVSLWPLPQKVQTSVVAFKMSSLKFQIVHAQHSSAGPSCSILETAFRRYFDYIFGYMKKQGYKEPKKTFGEEVSELQVWITSSDSECDGYPGLKSDESYELSVDQPSAVLRAPKVWGALRGLETFSQLVYEDDYGSKNINKTAISDFPRFAHRGILLDTSRHYLPLKVILANLEAMAMNKFNVFHWHIVDDQSFPYMSRTFPELSQQGAFHPYTHVYTPSDVKMVIEFARMRGIRVIPEFDTPGHTQSWGKGQKDLLTPCYSGSTPSGSYGPVNPILNSTYEFMGSFFKEISSVFPDAYVHLGGDEVDFSCWKSNPDITKFMEEQGFGTDYSKLESYYIQRILDIVSTTNKGYMIWQEVFDNGVKLNMDTQIHVWKGNLAQYQAEMARVTAAGFATLLSTPWYLNRISYGQDWVNIYKADPYNFTGVCVWGGAQMMSCTLSTLCVCVCVCVCVWVVERVKECRVITLAVLWGCHMSVWRCECEKLSRRVQSHCTGSSVAMSHDQSGAAFVFFFSSE; this is encoded by the exons ATGGGTGTTCTTTTGAAGTTTGGAACTCTGGTGTTGGTGCTCGCTGTGTGCCAGGGCTATGAAGACATCTGGGACTACGACGGCCACAAACTAAAAGATACGGACCATGTGTCTCTTTGGCCACTGCCACAAAAAGTACAGACGTCTGTAGTTGCTTTTAAAATGAGCAGTTTGAAGTTCCAGATTGTCCATGCTCAGCATTCGTCTGCTGGACCCAGCTGTAGTATTCTGGAAACGGCATTTCGCAG GTATTTCGACTACATCTTTGGCTACATGAAGAAACAAGGCTATAAGGAGCCGAAAAAGACGTTTGGTGAAGAAGTGTCGGAGCTTCAGGTTTGGATCACATCGAGTGATTCCGAGTGCGACGGCTATCCGGGTTTGAAATCCGACGAGTCAT ATGAGCTGAGTGTGGATCAGCCGTCAGCTGTGCTCAGAGCACCAAAGGTGTGGGGAGCCCTGAGag GCCTTGAGACGTTCAGCCAGCTGGTGTATGAAGATGACTATGGAAGT AAAAATATCAATAAGACGGCAATCTCTGACTTCCCCCGCTTCGCGCATAGAGGAATTCTTTTGGACACATCTCGCCACTACCTGCCACTCAAAGTCATCTTGGCCAATCTG GAAGCCATGGCCATGAACAAGTTTAACGTATTCCACTGGCACATTGTGGACGACCAGTCCTTCCCCTACATGAGTCGCACCTTCCCCGAACTCAGCCAGCAG GGAGCCTTTcatccatacacacatgtgtacacccCCTCCGATGTAAAGATGGTGATCGAGTTTGCTCGCATGAGGGGAATCCGTGTCATTCCCGAGTTTGATACTCCGGGTCACACGCAGTCATGGGGCAAAG GCCAGAAGGACCTGCTGACGCCATGCTACTCCGGCAGCACCCCTAGTGGCTCGTACGGGCCAGTGAACCCCATCCTCAACTCCACCTATGAGTTCATGGGCTCCTTCTTTAAGGAGATCAGCTCCGTGTTTCCGGACGCCTACGTGCACCTGGGGGGAGACGAGGTCGACTTCTCCTGCTG GAAATCTAATCCTGATATCACAAAGTTCATGGAGGAGCAAGGGTTTGGCACAGACTACAGCAAACTGGAGTCCTACTACATCCAGAG AATTCTGGACATCGTGAGCACCACTAACAAAGGCTACATGATTTGGCAAGAGGTGTTTGATAATGGGGTGAAG CTGAATATGGACACCCAGATCCACGTGTGGAAGGGCAATCTGGCACAGTACCAGGCTGAGATGGCACGCGTGACTGCTGCTGGGTTCGCCACCCTCCTTTCCACCCCCTGGTACCTCAACCGCATCTCCTACGGCCAGGACTGGGTCAATATTTACAAGGCCGACCCATACAACttcaccggtgtgtgtgtgtgggggggggctcaGATGATGTCCTGTACTCTCtctacactctgtgtgtgtgtgtgtgtgtgtgt gtgtgtgtgggtggtagagagagtaaaagagtgCAGAGTGATCACACTGGCAGTTCTGTGGGGATGTCACATGTCAGTCTggaggtgtgagtgtgagaaatTGAGCAGGAGAGTGCAAAGTCATTGCACTGGCAGTTCTGTGGCGATGTCACATGATCAGTCGGGAGCTGCGTTTGTCTTTTTCTTCAGTAGTGAATGA
- the hexb gene encoding beta-hexosaminidase subunit beta isoform X10: protein MGVLLKFGTLVLVLAVCQGYEDIWDYDGHKLKDTDHVSLWPLPQKVQTSVVAFKMSSLKFQIVHAQHSSAGPSCSILETAFRRYFDYIFGYMKKQGYKEPKKTFGEEVSELQVWITSSDSECDGYPGLKSDESYELSVDQPSAVLRAPKVWGALRGLETFSQLVYEDDYGSKNINKTAISDFPRFAHRGILLDTSRHYLPLKVILANLEAMAMNKFNVFHWHIVDDQSFPYMSRTFPELSQQGAFHPYTHVYTPSDVKMVIEFARMRGIRVIPEFDTPGHTQSWGKGQKDLLTPCYSGSTPSGSYGPVNPILNSTYEFMGSFFKEISSVFPDAYVHLGGDEVDFSCWKSNPDITKFMEEQGFGTDYSKLESYYIQRILDIVSTTNKGYMIWQEVFDNGVKLKPDTLVHVWIWWGTGGHKAELSRVTSAGYETLLSAPWYLDHISYGQDWQNLYKEDPHDFSAEGRHTGPRVDLV, encoded by the exons ATGGGTGTTCTTTTGAAGTTTGGAACTCTGGTGTTGGTGCTCGCTGTGTGCCAGGGCTATGAAGACATCTGGGACTACGACGGCCACAAACTAAAAGATACGGACCATGTGTCTCTTTGGCCACTGCCACAAAAAGTACAGACGTCTGTAGTTGCTTTTAAAATGAGCAGTTTGAAGTTCCAGATTGTCCATGCTCAGCATTCGTCTGCTGGACCCAGCTGTAGTATTCTGGAAACGGCATTTCGCAG GTATTTCGACTACATCTTTGGCTACATGAAGAAACAAGGCTATAAGGAGCCGAAAAAGACGTTTGGTGAAGAAGTGTCGGAGCTTCAGGTTTGGATCACATCGAGTGATTCCGAGTGCGACGGCTATCCGGGTTTGAAATCCGACGAGTCAT ATGAGCTGAGTGTGGATCAGCCGTCAGCTGTGCTCAGAGCACCAAAGGTGTGGGGAGCCCTGAGag GCCTTGAGACGTTCAGCCAGCTGGTGTATGAAGATGACTATGGAAGT AAAAATATCAATAAGACGGCAATCTCTGACTTCCCCCGCTTCGCGCATAGAGGAATTCTTTTGGACACATCTCGCCACTACCTGCCACTCAAAGTCATCTTGGCCAATCTG GAAGCCATGGCCATGAACAAGTTTAACGTATTCCACTGGCACATTGTGGACGACCAGTCCTTCCCCTACATGAGTCGCACCTTCCCCGAACTCAGCCAGCAG GGAGCCTTTcatccatacacacatgtgtacacccCCTCCGATGTAAAGATGGTGATCGAGTTTGCTCGCATGAGGGGAATCCGTGTCATTCCCGAGTTTGATACTCCGGGTCACACGCAGTCATGGGGCAAAG GCCAGAAGGACCTGCTGACGCCATGCTACTCCGGCAGCACCCCTAGTGGCTCGTACGGGCCAGTGAACCCCATCCTCAACTCCACCTATGAGTTCATGGGCTCCTTCTTTAAGGAGATCAGCTCCGTGTTTCCGGACGCCTACGTGCACCTGGGGGGAGACGAGGTCGACTTCTCCTGCTG GAAATCTAATCCTGATATCACAAAGTTCATGGAGGAGCAAGGGTTTGGCACAGACTACAGCAAACTGGAGTCCTACTACATCCAGAG AATTCTGGACATCGTGAGCACCACTAACAAAGGCTACATGATTTGGCAAGAGGTGTTTGATAATGGGGTGAAG TTGAAGCCAGATACCCTGGTCCACGTGTGGATCTGGTGGGGTACAGGCGGTCACAAAGCCGAACTGTCCCGGGTCACCTCCGCCGGATACGAAACCCTGCTCTCCGCCCCCTGGTACTTGGATCACATCTCCTACGGCCAAGACTGGCAGAACCTCTACAAAGAGGACCCCCACGATTTCAGCG CTGAAGGCAGACACACTGGTCCACGTGTGGATCTGGTTTAG
- the hexb gene encoding beta-hexosaminidase subunit beta isoform X4 yields MGVLLKFGTLVLVLAVCQGYEDIWDYDGHKLKDTDHVSLWPLPQKVQTSVVAFKMSSLKFQIVHAQHSSAGPSCSILETAFRRYFDYIFGYMKKQGYKEPKKTFGEEVSELQVWITSSDSECDGYPGLKSDESYELSVDQPSAVLRAPKVWGALRGLETFSQLVYEDDYGSKNINKTAISDFPRFAHRGILLDTSRHYLPLKVILANLEAMAMNKFNVFHWHIVDDQSFPYMSRTFPELSQQGAFHPYTHVYTPSDVKMVIEFARMRGIRVIPEFDTPGHTQSWGKGQKDLLTPCYSGSTPSGSYGPVNPILNSTYEFMGSFFKEISSVFPDAYVHLGGDEVDFSCWKSNPDITKFMEEQGFGTDYSKLESYYIQRILDIVSTTNKGYMIWQEVFDNGVKLKADTKVHVWLGGYDKELARVTAAGYQTLLSAPWYLDLISYAQDWQNYYKADPHSFNVEARYPGPRVDLVGYRRSQSRTVPGHLRRIRNPALRPLVLGSHLLRPRLAEPLQRGPPRFQRCVYNLTKKLFKQLVQLHDNKKLSFETVIA; encoded by the exons ATGGGTGTTCTTTTGAAGTTTGGAACTCTGGTGTTGGTGCTCGCTGTGTGCCAGGGCTATGAAGACATCTGGGACTACGACGGCCACAAACTAAAAGATACGGACCATGTGTCTCTTTGGCCACTGCCACAAAAAGTACAGACGTCTGTAGTTGCTTTTAAAATGAGCAGTTTGAAGTTCCAGATTGTCCATGCTCAGCATTCGTCTGCTGGACCCAGCTGTAGTATTCTGGAAACGGCATTTCGCAG GTATTTCGACTACATCTTTGGCTACATGAAGAAACAAGGCTATAAGGAGCCGAAAAAGACGTTTGGTGAAGAAGTGTCGGAGCTTCAGGTTTGGATCACATCGAGTGATTCCGAGTGCGACGGCTATCCGGGTTTGAAATCCGACGAGTCAT ATGAGCTGAGTGTGGATCAGCCGTCAGCTGTGCTCAGAGCACCAAAGGTGTGGGGAGCCCTGAGag GCCTTGAGACGTTCAGCCAGCTGGTGTATGAAGATGACTATGGAAGT AAAAATATCAATAAGACGGCAATCTCTGACTTCCCCCGCTTCGCGCATAGAGGAATTCTTTTGGACACATCTCGCCACTACCTGCCACTCAAAGTCATCTTGGCCAATCTG GAAGCCATGGCCATGAACAAGTTTAACGTATTCCACTGGCACATTGTGGACGACCAGTCCTTCCCCTACATGAGTCGCACCTTCCCCGAACTCAGCCAGCAG GGAGCCTTTcatccatacacacatgtgtacacccCCTCCGATGTAAAGATGGTGATCGAGTTTGCTCGCATGAGGGGAATCCGTGTCATTCCCGAGTTTGATACTCCGGGTCACACGCAGTCATGGGGCAAAG GCCAGAAGGACCTGCTGACGCCATGCTACTCCGGCAGCACCCCTAGTGGCTCGTACGGGCCAGTGAACCCCATCCTCAACTCCACCTATGAGTTCATGGGCTCCTTCTTTAAGGAGATCAGCTCCGTGTTTCCGGACGCCTACGTGCACCTGGGGGGAGACGAGGTCGACTTCTCCTGCTG GAAATCTAATCCTGATATCACAAAGTTCATGGAGGAGCAAGGGTTTGGCACAGACTACAGCAAACTGGAGTCCTACTACATCCAGAG AATTCTGGACATCGTGAGCACCACTAACAAAGGCTACATGATTTGGCAAGAGGTGTTTGATAATGGGGTGAAG CTGAAAGCAGATACAAAGGTCCACGTATGGCTCGGTGGGTACGACAAGGAGCTGGCCCGCGTCACCGCTGCCGGATACCAGACTCTCCTGTCTGCCCCGTGGTATCTGGACCTGATCTCGTACGCCCAGGACTGGCAGAACTACTACAAGGCCGACCCCCACAGCTTCAACG TTGAAGCCAGATACCCTGGTCCACGTGTGGATCTGGTGGGGTACAGGCGGTCACAAAGCCGAACTGTCCCGGGTCACCTCCGCCGGATACGAAACCCTGCTCTCCGCCCCCTGGTACTTGGATCACATCTCCTACGGCCAAGACTGGCAGAACCTCTACAAAGAGGACCCCCACGATTTCAGCGGTGTGTTTACAATCTGACAAAAAAGctt tttaagcagCTCGTCCAACTGCACGACAACAAAAAGCTGTCTTTTGAGACTGTGATTGCGTGA
- the hexb gene encoding beta-hexosaminidase subunit beta isoform X9, with translation MGVLLKFGTLVLVLAVCQGYEDIWDYDGHKLKDTDHVSLWPLPQKVQTSVVAFKMSSLKFQIVHAQHSSAGPSCSILETAFRRYFDYIFGYMKKQGYKEPKKTFGEEVSELQVWITSSDSECDGYPGLKSDESYELSVDQPSAVLRAPKVWGALRGLETFSQLVYEDDYGSKNINKTAISDFPRFAHRGILLDTSRHYLPLKVILANLEAMAMNKFNVFHWHIVDDQSFPYMSRTFPELSQQGAFHPYTHVYTPSDVKMVIEFARMRGIRVIPEFDTPGHTQSWGKGQKDLLTPCYSGSTPSGSYGPVNPILNSTYEFMGSFFKEISSVFPDAYVHLGGDEVDFSCWKSNPDITKFMEEQGFGTDYSKLESYYIQRILDIVSTTNKGYMIWQEVFDNGVKLKADTKVHVWLGGYDKELARVTAAGYQTLLSAPWYLDLISYAQDWQNYYKADPHSFNVEARYPGPRVDLVGYRRSQSRTVPGHLRRIRNPALRPLVLGSHLLRPRLAEPLQRGPPRFQR, from the exons ATGGGTGTTCTTTTGAAGTTTGGAACTCTGGTGTTGGTGCTCGCTGTGTGCCAGGGCTATGAAGACATCTGGGACTACGACGGCCACAAACTAAAAGATACGGACCATGTGTCTCTTTGGCCACTGCCACAAAAAGTACAGACGTCTGTAGTTGCTTTTAAAATGAGCAGTTTGAAGTTCCAGATTGTCCATGCTCAGCATTCGTCTGCTGGACCCAGCTGTAGTATTCTGGAAACGGCATTTCGCAG GTATTTCGACTACATCTTTGGCTACATGAAGAAACAAGGCTATAAGGAGCCGAAAAAGACGTTTGGTGAAGAAGTGTCGGAGCTTCAGGTTTGGATCACATCGAGTGATTCCGAGTGCGACGGCTATCCGGGTTTGAAATCCGACGAGTCAT ATGAGCTGAGTGTGGATCAGCCGTCAGCTGTGCTCAGAGCACCAAAGGTGTGGGGAGCCCTGAGag GCCTTGAGACGTTCAGCCAGCTGGTGTATGAAGATGACTATGGAAGT AAAAATATCAATAAGACGGCAATCTCTGACTTCCCCCGCTTCGCGCATAGAGGAATTCTTTTGGACACATCTCGCCACTACCTGCCACTCAAAGTCATCTTGGCCAATCTG GAAGCCATGGCCATGAACAAGTTTAACGTATTCCACTGGCACATTGTGGACGACCAGTCCTTCCCCTACATGAGTCGCACCTTCCCCGAACTCAGCCAGCAG GGAGCCTTTcatccatacacacatgtgtacacccCCTCCGATGTAAAGATGGTGATCGAGTTTGCTCGCATGAGGGGAATCCGTGTCATTCCCGAGTTTGATACTCCGGGTCACACGCAGTCATGGGGCAAAG GCCAGAAGGACCTGCTGACGCCATGCTACTCCGGCAGCACCCCTAGTGGCTCGTACGGGCCAGTGAACCCCATCCTCAACTCCACCTATGAGTTCATGGGCTCCTTCTTTAAGGAGATCAGCTCCGTGTTTCCGGACGCCTACGTGCACCTGGGGGGAGACGAGGTCGACTTCTCCTGCTG GAAATCTAATCCTGATATCACAAAGTTCATGGAGGAGCAAGGGTTTGGCACAGACTACAGCAAACTGGAGTCCTACTACATCCAGAG AATTCTGGACATCGTGAGCACCACTAACAAAGGCTACATGATTTGGCAAGAGGTGTTTGATAATGGGGTGAAG CTGAAAGCAGATACAAAGGTCCACGTATGGCTCGGTGGGTACGACAAGGAGCTGGCCCGCGTCACCGCTGCCGGATACCAGACTCTCCTGTCTGCCCCGTGGTATCTGGACCTGATCTCGTACGCCCAGGACTGGCAGAACTACTACAAGGCCGACCCCCACAGCTTCAACG TTGAAGCCAGATACCCTGGTCCACGTGTGGATCTGGTGGGGTACAGGCGGTCACAAAGCCGAACTGTCCCGGGTCACCTCCGCCGGATACGAAACCCTGCTCTCCGCCCCCTGGTACTTGGATCACATCTCCTACGGCCAAGACTGGCAGAACCTCTACAAAGAGGACCCCCACGATTTCAGCG CTGA
- the hexb gene encoding beta-hexosaminidase subunit beta isoform X11, with product MGVLLKFGTLVLVLAVCQGYEDIWDYDGHKLKDTDHVSLWPLPQKVQTSVVAFKMSSLKFQIVHAQHSSAGPSCSILETAFRRYFDYIFGYMKKQGYKEPKKTFGEEVSELQVWITSSDSECDGYPGLKSDESYELSVDQPSAVLRAPKVWGALRGLETFSQLVYEDDYGSKNINKTAISDFPRFAHRGILLDTSRHYLPLKVILANLEAMAMNKFNVFHWHIVDDQSFPYMSRTFPELSQQGAFHPYTHVYTPSDVKMVIEFARMRGIRVIPEFDTPGHTQSWGKGQKDLLTPCYSGSTPSGSYGPVNPILNSTYEFMGSFFKEISSVFPDAYVHLGGDEVDFSCWKSNPDITKFMEEQGFGTDYSKLESYYIQRILDIVSTTNKGYMIWQEVFDNGVKLKPDTLVHVWIWWGTGGHKAELSRVTSAGYETLLSAPWYLDHISYGQDWQNLYKEDPHDFSGVFTI from the exons ATGGGTGTTCTTTTGAAGTTTGGAACTCTGGTGTTGGTGCTCGCTGTGTGCCAGGGCTATGAAGACATCTGGGACTACGACGGCCACAAACTAAAAGATACGGACCATGTGTCTCTTTGGCCACTGCCACAAAAAGTACAGACGTCTGTAGTTGCTTTTAAAATGAGCAGTTTGAAGTTCCAGATTGTCCATGCTCAGCATTCGTCTGCTGGACCCAGCTGTAGTATTCTGGAAACGGCATTTCGCAG GTATTTCGACTACATCTTTGGCTACATGAAGAAACAAGGCTATAAGGAGCCGAAAAAGACGTTTGGTGAAGAAGTGTCGGAGCTTCAGGTTTGGATCACATCGAGTGATTCCGAGTGCGACGGCTATCCGGGTTTGAAATCCGACGAGTCAT ATGAGCTGAGTGTGGATCAGCCGTCAGCTGTGCTCAGAGCACCAAAGGTGTGGGGAGCCCTGAGag GCCTTGAGACGTTCAGCCAGCTGGTGTATGAAGATGACTATGGAAGT AAAAATATCAATAAGACGGCAATCTCTGACTTCCCCCGCTTCGCGCATAGAGGAATTCTTTTGGACACATCTCGCCACTACCTGCCACTCAAAGTCATCTTGGCCAATCTG GAAGCCATGGCCATGAACAAGTTTAACGTATTCCACTGGCACATTGTGGACGACCAGTCCTTCCCCTACATGAGTCGCACCTTCCCCGAACTCAGCCAGCAG GGAGCCTTTcatccatacacacatgtgtacacccCCTCCGATGTAAAGATGGTGATCGAGTTTGCTCGCATGAGGGGAATCCGTGTCATTCCCGAGTTTGATACTCCGGGTCACACGCAGTCATGGGGCAAAG GCCAGAAGGACCTGCTGACGCCATGCTACTCCGGCAGCACCCCTAGTGGCTCGTACGGGCCAGTGAACCCCATCCTCAACTCCACCTATGAGTTCATGGGCTCCTTCTTTAAGGAGATCAGCTCCGTGTTTCCGGACGCCTACGTGCACCTGGGGGGAGACGAGGTCGACTTCTCCTGCTG GAAATCTAATCCTGATATCACAAAGTTCATGGAGGAGCAAGGGTTTGGCACAGACTACAGCAAACTGGAGTCCTACTACATCCAGAG AATTCTGGACATCGTGAGCACCACTAACAAAGGCTACATGATTTGGCAAGAGGTGTTTGATAATGGGGTGAAG TTGAAGCCAGATACCCTGGTCCACGTGTGGATCTGGTGGGGTACAGGCGGTCACAAAGCCGAACTGTCCCGGGTCACCTCCGCCGGATACGAAACCCTGCTCTCCGCCCCCTGGTACTTGGATCACATCTCCTACGGCCAAGACTGGCAGAACCTCTACAAAGAGGACCCCCACGATTTCAGCGGTGTGTTTACAATCTGA